A genomic stretch from Salarias fasciatus chromosome 10, fSalaFa1.1, whole genome shotgun sequence includes:
- the serpinf1 gene encoding pigment epithelium-derived factor produces MMRITLLLHFGLLLSFCQAQSETGGDEAAEEEHVELFTTPTAKMGAATSDFGYNLFRALASRDASTNVFLSPLSVSAALTQLSMGTSESAERQLHRALRYHTLQDPQLHNTLKDLLASVRTAGKGLSAAARIYLAKRLRLKQDFFSLVEQQYGVRPKQLMGGARDMKDINDWVSQETGGKVQRLLAKPLPRNSGVNTVSAAYFKGKWATRFSQSGALENFQVDGGMPVRVPMMQQDNYPVKMGADSDLSCTIAQIQMQDDVSMFIFLPDDVSANTTLLEESLTAEFVQDLSMTLLPAQVSLTLPVLSFSYSTDVMPLLGELGLSDWLNNQELEKISPQPARLGSINHKVVMETVPEGNQYASTASPPSHLAYRVDRPFLFLIRDETSGALLFIGRVVNPKDLRI; encoded by the exons ATGATGCGAATCACTTTGCTTCTGCATTTTGGACTCCTGCTGAGCTTCTGTCAGGCTCAG TCGGAGACGGGCGGCGATGAGGCGGCCGAGGAGGAGCATGTGGAGCTCTTCACCACGCCCACCGCCAAGATGGGCGCCGCCACCTCCGACTTCGGCTACAACCTTTTCCGTGCGCTGGCGAGCCGCGACGCCTCCACCAACGTCTTCCTGTCCCCGCTCAGCGTGTCCGCGGCTCTCACCCAGCTGTCCATGG GAACATCGGAGAGCGCCGAGCGGCAGCTGCACCGCGCCCTGCGCTACCACACTCTGCAGGACCCCCAGCTCCACAACACCCTCAAAGACCTGCTGGCCTCGGTCCGCACGGCCGGGAAAGGCCTGAGTGCCGCCGCTCGCATTTACCTCGCCAAAC GACTCCGTCTGAAGCAGGACTTCTTCTCGCTGGTGGAGCAGCAATACGGCGTTCGTCCCAAGCAGCTgatgggcggagccagagacATGAAAGACATCAACGACTGGGTTTCCCAGGAGACCGGCGGGAAGGTACAGCGCTTACTGGCCAAGCCCCTCCCCCGAAACTCAGGCGTGAACACTGTGAGCGCCGCCTACTTTAAAG GAAAGTGGGCGACTCGCTTCAGCCAGAGCGGTGCGCTTGAAAACTTCCAGGTGGACGGAGGGATGCCAGTCCGCGTTCCCATGATGCAACAGGACAACTACCCGGTGAAGATGGGCGCAGACTCAGACCTGAGCTGCACG ATCGCTCAGATCCAGATGCAGGACGACGTCAGCATGTTCATCTTCCTGCCCGATGACGTGAGCGCCAACAccaccctgctggaggagagtctGACCGCCGAGTTCGTGCAGGACCTCTCCATGACGCTGCTTCCTGCCCAGGTGTCCCTCACGCTGCCCGTCCTCAGCTTCAGCTACTCCACAGACGTGATGCCACTGCTCGGAGAGCTCG gtctCTCCGATTGGCTCAACaaccaggagctggagaaaaTCTCGCCTCAGCCGGCCAGGCTTGGCAGCATCAATCACaaggttgtcatggagacagtGCCGGAGGGAAACCAGTACGCCAGCACCGCCTCGCCGCCGAGTCACCTTGCCTACCGCGTGGACCGACCTTTCCTCTTCCTGATCCGGGACGAGACGTCGGGGGCGCTGCTCTTCATCGGCCGGGTGGTCAACCCCAAAGACCTGCGgatataa